One region of Cydia fagiglandana chromosome 15, ilCydFagi1.1, whole genome shotgun sequence genomic DNA includes:
- the LOC134671452 gene encoding signal recognition particle receptor subunit alpha homolog encodes MLDLFSIFSKGGIVLWCFQGTSEIFSPSVNALIRSVILQERSGNTTFNHNSLTLQYKLDNEFELVFVVAYQRILQLSYVDKFLNDVHLEFRDKYKNELQVGHHMGDFDFKACFDAVLRGCEQWAKSQAKIPKQMRTFEDSQKSKKTVASMIERKGEEKGKKSVKIVEAKLTNGKPEEPEEDDTDVLAARAKLAQKLNKTKKEVKKSPKSPKVEKDRTKKPRVWELGGGTRDLPELDFSTDKPEDSNIIADTHLVGKMTGAIRDLEVDSEESSSEEEEEQSAPSPKKTGGMFSIFKGLVGSKALSAEAMQPVLDKMRDHLIAKNVAADIANKLCESVANKLEGKVLGTFDSVAKTIKATLTESLVQILSPRRRVDILRDAMHAKQEGRPYVMAFCGVNGVGKSTNLAKICFWLIENDMSVLIAACDTFRAGAVEQLRTHTRHLNALHPSQNHSRTMVQLYEKGYGKDAAGIAMEAIRYAADSKIDVVLIDTAGRMQDNEPLMRALAKLIKVNEPDMVLFVGEALVGNEAVDQLVKFNQALADHSSTANPHTIDGIVLTKFDTIDDKVGAAISMTYITGQPIVFVGTGQTYTDLKALNANAVVHALMK; translated from the exons atgtTGGATCTGTTCAGCATCTTCAGTAAAGGAGGAATAGTGCTATGGTGTTTTCAGGGCACGAGTGAAATATTTTCACCGTCCGTGAATGCGCTGATACGCAGCGTTATACTGCAA GAGCGTTCAGGCAACACAACGTTCAACCACAACTCCCTAACGCTCCAATACAAACTGGACAATGAGTTTGAGCTGGTGTTCGTGGTCGCGTACCAGCGGATCCTGCAGCTCTCGTACGTGGACAAGTTCCTTAACGACGTGCACCTGGAGTTCCGGGACAAGTACAAGAACGAGCTGCAGGTCGGGCACCATATGGGGGACTTTGACTTTAAGGCGTGCTTCGATGCAGTGCTGAGGGGGTGCGAACAGTGGG CCAAATCCCAAGCTAAGATTCCTAAGCAAATGAGGACGTTTGAGGATTCTCAGAAGTCCAAGAAGACTGTTGCCTCTATGATCGAGAGGAAAGGAGAGGAGAAGGGAAAGAAGTCAG TTAAGATAGTGGAGGCCAAGTTGACGAACGGCAAGCCGGAGGAGCCGGAGGAAGATGACACCGACGTGCTGGCCGCCCGCGCTAAACTTGCGCAGAAACTCAACAAGACCAAGAAGGAGGTCAA gaAATCTCCGAAAAGTCCCAAAGTGGAGAAGGACCGCACCAAGAAACCCCGTGTCTGGGAGCTAGGAGGTGGAACTAGGGACCTTCCAGAGCTTGACTTTAGCACAGACAAGCCTGAAGACTCCAACATTATCGCCGATACTCAT CTGGTGGGCAAAATGACCGGCGCCATCCGCGACCTGGAGGTGGACTCCGAGGAGAGCAGCAGTGAAGAGGAGGAGGAGCAATCAGCTCCCAGCCCGAAGAAGACCGGCGGCATGTTCAGCATCTTCAAAG GTCTCGTGGGTTCCAAGGCTCTGTCAGCGGAGGCCATGCAACCGGTTTTGGACAAGATGCGCGACCATCTCATAGCGAAGAACGTGGCGGCCGACATCGCCAACAAGCTCTGCGAGTCCGTGGCCAATAAGCTGGAGGGGaag gtccTAGGCACGTTCGACAGCGTAGCCAAGACCATAAAAGCTACGCTGACGGAGTCGCTGGTCCAGATCCTGTCGCCCAGACGCCGCGTGGACATCTTGCGGGACGCCATGCACGCCAAGCAGGAGGGACGCCCTTACGTCATGGCGTTCTGTGGG GTGAACGGCGTCGGCAAGTCCACCAATCTGGCAAAGATCTGTTTCTGGCTGATCGAGAACGACATGTCTGTGCTGATCGCGGCGTGCGACACGTTCCGCGCAGGCGCAGTAGAGCAGCTGCGCACTCACACCAGACACCTCAACGCGCTGCATCCGTCGCAGAACCATTCCAGGACCATGGTGCAGCTGTATGAGAAGGGCTATG GCAAGGACGCAGCCGGTATAGCCATGGAAGCGATCCGCTACGCGGCCGACTCTAAGATCGACGTCGTGCTCATCGATACTGCGGGCCGCATGCAGGACAACGAGCCACTCATGCGGGCGTTGGCTAAGCTCATCAAG GTAAATGAACCAGACATGGTCCTTTTCGTCGGCGAAGCTTTAGTCGGCAATGAAGCCGTCGACCAGCTCGTGAAGTTCAACCAGGCGCTCGCCGACCACAGCTCCACCGCCAACCCTCACACCATCGACGGAATAGTGCTTACCAAGTTTGATACCATCGATGATAAG GTCGGCGCGGCCATATCAATGACGTACATCACGGGTCAGCCCATAGTGTTCGTGGGCACCGGCCAGACCTACACGGACCTCAAGGCCCTCAACGCCAACGCGGTCGTACACGCCCTCATGAAGTAA
- the LOC134671453 gene encoding 26S proteasome non-ATPase regulatory subunit 1 has product MNITSAAGIISLLDEPMPEVKEFALKRLDNIVDEFWPEISESIEKIEILHEDKVFSQHQLAALVASKVYYHLGAFEDSLTYALGAGDLFDVNARNEYVDTTIAKAIDFYTQKRKVLFVDSGAENIDPRLEAIVNRMFQRCLDDGQYRQALGLALETRRMDIFEESIMKSDDIAGMLQYAFQVAMSLLQNRGFRSTVLRSLVGLYRGLNIPDYVNMCQCLIFLEDPLSVAEILDKLTHGPTESVLMAYQIAFDLYDSATQQFLGRVLQALRSTAPIPSALGGKPQPQGGPFPETSTAMEVDTPAEESKKPVRDIESLNDEEKEHQRRVEKLISILGGDVSIGLQLQFLIRSNHADMLILKNTKDAIRVSICHTATVIANAFMHAGTTSDQFLRDNLEWLARATNWAKLTVTASLGVIHRGHEGESLALMQSYLPKEAGPSSGYSEGGGLYALGLIHANHGANIIDYLLTQLKDAQNEMVRHGGCLGLGLAAMGSHRQDVYEQLKFNLYQDDAVTGEAAGIAMGMVMLGSRHAAAIEDMVAYAQETQHEKILRGLAVGISFTMYGRLEEADALVQQLLRDKDPLLRRAGCYTIATAYCGTGNNDSIRTLLHVAVSDVNDDVRRAAVTALGFLLFRTPEQCPSVVSLLAESYNPHVRYGAAMALGIACAGTGNREAIGLLEPMVKFDPVNFVRQGALIASAMILIQQTEALCPKVTYFRQLYAQVISNKHEDVMAKFGAILAQGIIDAGGRNMTVSLQNRTGHMNMLAVVGMLVFTQYWYWFPLAHCLSLAFTPTCLIALNSDLKMPQMDIKSNSKPSLYAYPAPLEEKKREERERVTTAVLSIAAARARRRAHGGDTASASSSGTSTLKMEVDEEEKKSSSKSPNPNITVHVVKNEKDSASTSKESKKDEKEEDKETKEKKEPEPTFEILNNPARIMRQQLKNITIVEGSGFTPLKDITIGGIVMLNHSGDGEQVLVEPVAAFGPKTEEEKEPEPPEPFEYLDD; this is encoded by the exons ATGAATATTACTTCCGCCGCGGGGATTATATCCCTGCTCGACGAGCCGATGCCAGAGGTGAAAGAGTTCGCATTGAAAAGATTGGACAACATCGTCGATGAATTTTGGCCCGAGATCTCAGAGTCAATTGAGAAGATCGAGATTCTTCACGAAGATAAAGTGTTTTCTCAGCACCAGCTAGCGGCGTTGGTGGCGAGTAAGGTGTATTATCATTTGGGAGCGTTTGAGGATTCATTGACGTACGCATTAGGCGCTGGAGATTTGTTTGATGTCAATGCACGGAACGAATATGTGGATACAACGATCGCGAAGGCGATTGATTTTTACACACAGAAGCGGAAGGTTTTGTTCGTGGATAGTGGAGCGGAGAATATTGACCCTCGGTTGGAGGCCATAGTGAACCGGATGTTCCAACGATGCCTCGACGACGGGCAGTACAGGCAGGCCCTGGGCTTGGCGCTGGAGACGAGGCGGATGGACATCTTCGAGGAGTCTATTATGAAGTCTGATGACATTGCAG gcaTGCTCCAATATGCCTTCCAAGTGGCAATGAGCCTCCTCCAAAACAGAGGTTTCCGCAGCACAGTTCTCCGCTCCCTCGTCGGTCTCTACCGTGGCCTCAATATCCCCGACTATGTCAACATGTGTCAATGCCTAATATTCCTTGAAGACCCTCTCTCCGTCGCTGAAATTCTAGATAAATTGACACATGGTCCCACAGAGTCAGTTCTCATGGCATATCAAATAGCTTTTGATTTGTATGATTCAGCTACACAACAGTTCCTAGGTAGGGTCTTACAGGCTTTAAGAAGCACTGCTCCTATACCTAGCGCACTTGGAGGTAAGCCCCAGCCACAAGGAGGACCTTTCCCCGAGACTTCAACAGCTATGGAAGTTGACACACCAGCGGAAGAGTCTAAAAAACCAGTTAGAGACATTGAAAGTTTGAACGACGAGGAAAAGGAACATCAAAGGAGGGTAGAAAAACTGATCTCTATTCTCGGAGGTGATGTTTCCATTGGTTTACAGTTACAGTTCTTGATCAGATCTAATCATGCTGATATGCTCATATTGAAGAACACGAAAGATGCTATCAGAGTCTCTATTTGCCACACTGCCACAGTTATTGCTAATGCTTTCATGCATGCAGGAACCACTAGCGATCAGTTCCTAAGGGATAACCTCGAATGGTTAGCAAGAGCTACGAACTGGGCTAAATTAACAGTCACAGCCTCTCTCGGAGTCATCCACAGGGGACATGAAGGGGAATCCTTAGCCCTCATGCAGTCTTACCTTCCTAAAGAAGCCGGGCCTTCTTCTGGGTATTCTGAAGGTGGTGGCTTGTATGCCCTCGGTCTGATCCACGCTAATCACGGCGCGAACATCATTGACTATCTTTTAACGCAATTAAAAGATGCGCAGAATGAAATGGTGCGTCACGGTGGATGCCTCGGTTTAGGATTAGCCGCGATGGGAAGCCATAGACAGGATGTCTATGAGCAATTGAAGTTCAATCTGTATCAAGATGATGCTGTGACAGGCGAAGCCGCAGGTATCGCCATGGGTATGGTCATGCTTGGGTCAAGGCATGCTGCAGCTATTGAGGATATGGTGGCATATGCTCAGGAAACTCAGCATGAGAAGATTCTACGCGGTTTGGCAGTCGGAATCTCCTTCACCATGTATGGAAGACTTGAAGAGGCTGATGCTCTAGTTCAGCAGCTGTTAAGAGACAAGGATCCGCTGCTCCGCCGCGCCGGGTGCTACACAATCGCAACGGCCTACTGTGGTACTGGTAACAATGATTCCATCAGGACTCTCCTCCACGTGGCCGTGTCTGACGTAAACGATGATGTCCGCCGCGCCGCCGTCACAGCCCTTGGCTTCTTACTCTTCAGGACTCCTGAACAATGTCCCTCGGTTGTCTCACTTTTAGCCGAATCCTACAACCCTCACGTTCGTTACGGAGCCGCGATGGCGCTCGGTATCGCCTGCGCCGGCACTGGCAATCGCGAGGCCATCGGCCTCCTCGAACCGATGGTCAAATTCGACCCCGTAAACTTCGTCCGACAGGGCGCTCTCATAGCGTCCGCTATGATCCTCATCCAACAAACCGAAGCCCTCTGCCCGAAGGTCACCTACTTCAGGCAACTCTACGCGCAAGTCATCTCAAACAAGCATGAAGACGTCATGGCTAAATTTGGCGCTATCCTCGCCCAGGGCATCATCGACGCCGGAGGCCGCAACATGACTGTCTCCCTCCAGAACAGAACGGGCCACATGAACATGCTTGCTGTAGTCGGAATGTTGGTGTTCACGCAATATTGGTATTGGTTCCCGCTCGCCCACTGCCTGTCCTTAGCTTTCACGCCTACTTGCCTGATTGCGCTGAATTCTGATCTGAAAATGCCGCAGATGGACATCAAATCTAACTCGAAACCTTCTCTATACGCATACCCAGCGCCGTTAGAAGAAAAGAAACGCGAGGAGCGCGAACGCGTGACCACCGCCGTTCTTAGTATTGCTGCGGCTCGCGCCAGGCGCCGGGCGCACGGCGGAGACACCGCTAGCGCCTCAAGCAGTGGAACATCCACCTTAAAAATGGAAGTCGACGAGGAAGAAAAAAAGTCCTCTTCGAAGTCCCCAAACCCGAACATAACTGTCCATGTTGTCAAGAACGAGAAGGATTCCGCCTCTACTTCGAAGGAATCCAAGAAGGACGAAAAAGAAGAAGACAAGGAGACCAAGGAGAAAAAGGAACCGGAACCGACCTTCGAGATCCTAAACAACCCCGCCAGGATCATGCGGCAGCAACTCAAGAATATTACCATAGTTGAGGGCTCCGGATTCACCCCACTGAAGGACATAACTATTGGTGGCATTGTCATGCTGAACCATTCCGGAGACGGAGAACAAGTCCTGGTCGAACCGGTAGCCGCCTTCGGCCCCAAGACGGAGGAGGAAAAAGAACCTGAACCCCCAGAACCTTTCGAGTACTTGGACGACTGA
- the LOC134671504 gene encoding nuclear nucleic acid-binding protein C1D-like, which translates to MNWDLNYGELSKDKDFVNNCEDLKQNLIEVQGVLDQLLPLKEHYDKLTLPAQIELDLFLAFTLNSLHWIHLRIQGVDPTKHPIRDELQRIKATMVKWQEVKDRDKRPTVDIEAAKRFVRSGLYDPYRATGQPLNKKIKFDD; encoded by the coding sequence ATGAATTGGGATCTGAACTACGGAGAGTTATCGAAGGATAAAGACTTCGTTAACAACTGCGAAGATCTGAAGCAAAATTTGATAGAAGTGCAAGGAGTTTTGGATCAACTATTGCCGCTGAAGGAACATTATGACAAGCTGACCTTGCCTGCACAGATCGAGCTAGATTTATTCCTTGCGTTCACGCTGAATTCTCTTCATTGGATTCATTTGAGAATACAAGGCGTCGATCCAACGAAACACCCAATCAGAGACGAACTACAAAGAATTAAAGCTACAATGGTTAAATGGCAGGAAGTAAAAGATCGAGATAAACGACCAACTGTGGACATTGAAGCAGCTAAAAGGTTTGTCAGGAGCGGTCTCTACGATCCTTACAGAGCGACAGGGCAACCactaaataaaaagataaaattCGATGATTAA
- the LOC134671482 gene encoding ADP-dependent glucokinase, producing the protein MYLYMKMAGTPIKLGSVVSFCIVLYAMYYRKNDMGDDRLHPMREQLLILESENRVGLGNFQPRVALGYGACHDLFVNATLLLDHRELNGEPEHHSEIRNNDELLKSFAYFFKHGAAAERFVSNSKLYDDLVEKALKLSDSRWSIGGNAPLMAKRFHTEGWEVLLAGKMSSKLKSYIPKEIKIVGAEENEEVKDDIHMILEYKADAKFGELEAPRANRYILHNDENNPLLSSLEKFAEHLPQFTPDLLVISGLQMMDNFPFKKTDTQDLRADRLELVKKQILSQPDQTLIHFEMASYVDLELLLHLKSKVLPYVDSMGMNEQELTNIHNLLLYGNVSYAADSNPRVATALDQMRKTFQMIRQKNQEHNSDRKLTRIHVHTLAYQAILTVKDSSWKRTAAATAKASLTAHRYVCDAQTILLEKSKLLLDDSFATTTANDNNSRVVIEPTNPVACWEETLEGDRVEICVAPVLICTEAQLTAGAGDNISAAGLVLQIEK; encoded by the exons ATGTATTTGTACATGAAAATGGCTGGTACGCCGATCAAGTTGGGGTCTGTTGTGTCCTTCTGTATTGTGCTATATGCGATGTATTACCGTAAGAACGATATGGGAGACGACCGGCTGCATCCGATGAGGGAACAGTTATTGATACTTGAAAGCGAGAACAGAGTGGGTCTTGGGAATTTTCAGCCGAGGGTTGCGCTCGGTTACGGGGCATGCCACGACTTGTTTGTGAATGCAACTCTGCTGTTGGACCACAGAGAACTGAACGGGGAGCCGGAACACCACAGTGAGATCAGAAATAACGATGAGTTGCTCAAAAGTTTCGCTTATTTCTTCAAACACGGTGCGGCGGCCGA GCGATTTGTCTCCAACAGCAAGCTCTACGACGACCTGGTTGAAAAAGCCTTAAAGCTCTCAGACTCCAGATGGTCTATCGGTGGCAACGCTCCACTCATGGCTAAGCGATTCCACACAGAAGGCTGGGAGGTGCTCCTGGCCGGCAAGATGAGCTCTAAACTTAAATCATACATtccaaaagaaataaaaatagtaggtGCAGAAGAAAATGAGGAAGTCAAAGATGATATACACATGATTCTTGAGTATAAGGCTGATGCGAAGTTCGGGGAACTCGAAGCGCCCAGGGCTAATCGGTATATTCTTCATAATGATGAGAATAACCCTCTTTTAAGTTCGCTGGAGAAGTTTGCTGAGCATCTGCCGCAGTTCACGCCCGACTTGCTGGTTATTAGTGGGCTTCAGATGATGGATAATTTTCCTTTTAAGAAAACTGACACTCAAG atCTCAGGGCTGATAGACTGGAACTAGTCAAAAAACAAATCCTGTCACAGCCCGACCAAACACTGATCCATTTCGAAATGGCAAGTTACGTCGACCTCGAACTGCTGCTACACCTCAAGTCCAAAGTCCTACCTTACGTGGATTCCATGGGCATGAATGAACAGGAACTGACCAATATACATAACTTACTTCTATATGGAAATGTCAGTTATGCTGCCGACTCAAATCCAAGAGTAGCCACAGCGTTGGACCAAATGAGAAAAACATTCCAAATGATTAGGCAGAAAAATCAAGAACACAATAGCGACAGAAAACTGACACGAATTCATGTACACACTTTAGCCTATCAGGCCATCTTGACAGTGAAAGATTCCTCTTGGAAAAGGACCGCCGCTGCCACAGCAAAGGCGTCCCTAACCGCACATAGATACGTGTGTGACGCTCAAACTATCTTGCTAGAGAAATCAAAGTTGCTGCTAGATGATAGTTTTGCTACGACCACAGCTAATGATAATAACAGCAGGGTTGTAATAGAACCGACTAATCCAGTGGCGTGTTGGGAGGAGACACTTGAGGGTGATCGAGTTGAGATATGTGTAGCACCCGTGCTGATATGCACAGAAGCGCAATTGACAGCCGGCGCGGGAGATAACATATCAGCTGCCGGATTAGTACTTCAGATAGAGAAGtga